Proteins found in one Oreochromis niloticus isolate F11D_XX linkage group LG22, O_niloticus_UMD_NMBU, whole genome shotgun sequence genomic segment:
- the LOC109196462 gene encoding cytotoxic T-lymphocyte protein 4, which produces MFLTHCMMGWIVLTALSFCLPVWSATKVTQPYRVVSTNGVAQIQCVIHPQSLKYPYPEEARVSVLKGLHGHQELCFSILNFTDQRETRMEQKDQVQCTAETTHDTVEVTLSGLNVTDTDMYRCEIWIFYPPLYLELIGNGTLIHVLDSSSCPVQETQRQSHHQGEEEEDDDNTAPVSVPVVVLVIAIICVLIIIIYFQTVQCERGRREMLRPWPGMLHKVDGASVPCENIICNM; this is translated from the exons ctacgaaagtgacccagccCTACAGAGTGGTGAGCACCAATGGTGTGGCACAGATTCAGTGTGTTATCCATCCACAAAGCCTGAAATACCCATACCCTGAGGAGGCCAGAGTCAGTGTGCTGAAGGGCCTCCATGGCCACCAAGAACTCTGCTTCTCCATCCTTAACTTCACAGACCAGAGAGAGACACGTATGGAGCAAAAAGATCAg GTGCAGTGTACTGCTGAGACCACACACGACACTGTGGAGGTGACACTCTCTGGACTGAATGTCACTGACACAGATATGTATCGCTGTGAAATCTGGATCTTCTACCCACCACTGTACCTGGAGCTTATTGGCAATGGCACACTCATTCATGTCCTCG ACAGCTCCAGCTGCCCCGTGCAGGAAACTCAGAGGCAAAGTCACCACCagggtgaagaagaggaagatgatgaTAACACGGCACCAGTCAGTGTTCCGGTGGTTGTCCTGGTGATAGCAATCATTTGTGTCttaatcatcatcatctacTTCCAG ACTGTCCAATGTGAACGAGGGAGGAGAGAAATGTTGAGGCCGTGGCCTGGCATGCTTCATAAGGTGGACGGAGCTTCAGTTCCATGTGAAAACATCATCTGTAATATGTGA